In Ostrinia nubilalis chromosome 12, ilOstNubi1.1, whole genome shotgun sequence, one DNA window encodes the following:
- the LOC135076933 gene encoding golgin-45 has product MEKITPFNPKIMSKARTAGDGMESDESTSESGSKTVTKTNVSSGSKAAAPLSGRLIQVYPTNVIKAEKKSHIHSKSPKFVPYEPYAAAVKPITPQSVTKGTKKSRNNMDINMLISQMSQMKTDLNEFKPRPKLPSTGEKSVTEANTTCPEKEEMQKKISELMAENESLSDQLKQQVQVNKELKTMLVASMGEDLETQVHTLNEDKKHLANALINSAQHLSTHQEQTEWLAGQCEVWRSKFLASSLMVEELANCKKILNEKCERLQQSIKQLLDERCRARDMMMCTYTNLYSLHEKFLENIAISEYMGSNKLYNRPIGNLNFNATMPHTTNILDMSSVNLKLSENISNSVEKQDITHLNSLPTITEGEKNAEHVMAMPLNVKKLNDAPLHALVHHAYSSSGSTARPVASCVHCTGRVQLL; this is encoded by the exons ATGGAGAAGATTACACCTTTTAATCCTA AAATAATGAGCAAAGCTAGAACTGCTGGCGATGGCATGGAATCCGACGAGTCGACTTCCGAGTCAGGGTCGAAAACTGTAACGAAAACGAACGTTAGTTCAGGGAGCAAGGCTGCCGCCCCCTTATCGGGGCGTCTTATTCAGGTTTATCCCACAAATGTAATTAAAGCTGAAAAGAAGTCTCATATTCATTCCAAAAGCCCTAAATTCGTCCCTTATGAACCGTATGCCGCTGCCGTAAAGCCGATCACCCCGCAATCCGTAACGAAAGGAACCAAGAAATCTAGAAATAACATGGACATCAACATGCTGATATCTCAGATGTCTCAAATGAAAACTGActtaaacgaatttaaacctcGACCCAAACTCCCATCCACTGGCGAGAAGTCAGTAACAGAAGCAAACACAACATGCCCAGAAAAGGAAGaaatgcaaaagaaaataagtGAACTTATGGCAGAAAACGAGTCACTGAGCGACCAGTTGAAACAACAAGTACag GTGAATAAAGAACTGAAGACAATGTTAGTGGCTTCCATGGGGGAGGACCTTGAAACACAAGTTCACACTCTGAACGAAGATAAGAAGCACCTGGCAAACGCACTGATCAACTCTGCTCAACATCTTTCTACACACCAG GAACAAACTGAGTGGTTAGCTGGGCAGTGTGAAGTATGGAGGAGTAAATTTCTTGCAAGCAG TTTGATGGTGGAAGAATTAGCAAACTGCAAGAAGATTTTGAACGAGAAATGTGAGAGATTGCAGCAGTCAATCAAGCAGCTGCTCGATGAGAGATGCAGGGCCAGAGACATGATGATGTGCACGTACACCAACTTGTACAGTCTCCACGAGAAGTTCCTCGAAAATATAGCCATCTCAGAGTATATGGGATCCAATAAGCTGTACAATCGTCCCATCGGCAACTTAAACTTCAATGCTACTATGCCTCACACTACAAATATTTTGGACATGTCATCAGTAAACTTGAAACTGTCTGAAAACATAAGCAATTCTGTAGAAAAACAGGATATTACTCATCTCAACAGTTTACCAACCATAACAGAAGGAGAAAAGAATGCTGAACAT GTGATGGCGATGCCACTAAACGTGAAGAAACTGAACGATGCTCCGCTACACGCGCTTGTTCACCACGCCTACAGCAGCAGTGGTAGCACAGCGAGACCCGTGGCTTCGTGCGTCCACTGCACTGGGCGAGTTCAATTGCTTTAA
- the LOC135076934 gene encoding protein CREG1, whose protein sequence is MKWELSYIVLVLVLYVECKWRPEYSEDHKRWHRRESANDVSTRRPYHVADPPDHTKLIPMARYVLHNTNWASIATISVLPAIEGFPFSNVKSIVDGSLANSTGIPYFYMSPLDFTAKDLTKNSRATVLVSLEETNYCEQKGMDPEDPRCTRLMLSGKMKKVKEGTPEYTFAKAALFERHPAMANFPPDHNWFVAKLKIAQIAMIDWFGGAKYIPVKDYLAYNYTGLEMLQHAKNTHNSDVT, encoded by the exons ATGAAGTGGGAACTATCGTACATCGTGCTGGTACTCGTGTTGTATGTGGAGTGTAAGTGGAGGCCAGAGTATTCTGAGGACCATAAGAGATGGCACCGGAGGGAGTCCGCCAATGACGTCTCCACCAGGCGGCCGTACCACGTGGCTGACCCTCCAGACCACACCAAGTTGATCCCTATGGCCAGATACGTGCTTCATAACACCA aCTGGGCGTCCATAGCGACGATTTCGGTTCTTCCCGCCATCGAAGGATTCCCGTTCTCGAATGTGAAGTCGATCGTCGACGGCTCCCTGGCCAACTCCACCGGCATTCCTTATTTCTACATGTCGCCTTTGGACTTCACCGCCAAGGATTTAACG AAAAACAGTCGCGCTACAGTATTAGTGTCTTTGGAGGAGACCAACTACTGCGAACAGAAGGGAATGGACCCTGAGGACCCGCGGTGCACCAGGCTCATGCTGTCAGGGAAAATGAAGAAG GTCAAAGAGGGCACCCCTGAGTACACGTTCGCGAAAGCCGCTTTGTTCGAGAGGCACCCGGCTATGGCTAACTTCCCTCCAG ACCACAACTGGTTCGTGGCCAAGCTGAAGATCGCTCAGATCGCAATGATCGACTGGTTCGGAGGCGCCAAGTACATCCCCGTGAAAGACTATCTCGCCTACAACTACACCGGACTAGAGATGCTTCAACACGCGAAAAACACTCATAACAGTGACGTCACTTAG